The Streptococcus sanguinis genomic sequence CTGATGACAGAAATTGTCCGAGAGATTGCTTTTCTATCTTTTACCCGCTTTGACTTCAAGCGTCTCAGCATTATCACTCATGCAGAGAACCTAGCCAGTCAGAAGGTAGCTCAAAAATCTGGCTTCAGACTCTACCGGCAGTTTAAAGGGAGCGACCGGTACACGAGGAAGATGAGAGATTATCTGGAGTACCGTTATGAGAGAGGAGATTTTAATGAGTAAGCATCAGGAAATTTTAACCTATCTTGAAAATCTTCCAATTGGCAAGAGGGTCAGTGTCCGCAGTATTTCAAACTATCTGGGAGTTAGTGATGGTACAGCCTATCGAGCTATCAAGGAAGCGGAGAACCGAGGTATTGTTGAGACCAGGCCTCGGAGTGGTACGGTTCGGGTCAAGTCCAAGAAAGTTGTCTTGGAGCATCTGACCTACAAGGAAATTGTTGATATTACTGGCTCAGAAGTATTGGCTGGAGAAGATGGTCTAGAAAAAGAGTTTAATAAGTTCTCCATCGGAGCCATGACGGAGCAGAATATCCTGCACTATCTGACAGAGGGTGGTCTCTTGATTGTTGGAGACCGGACGAAAATTCAGCTCTTGGCTCTGGAAAATGAGAATGCGGTGTTGATTACTGGAGGTTTTGAAGTCAGCTCGGAAGTTCTGAAGATGGCTAATTTGCTCAATATACCGGTTCTCAGGACCAAGCACGATACCTACACTGTTGCAACCATGATTAATCGTGCCCTGTCCAATATGCAGATCAAGACCGATATATTAACAGTGGAGCAGGTCTATCGCTCCAGCCACGAGTACGGCTTCTTGCATGATACTGATACTGTTCGTGACTATCTGGACTTGGTTCGTCGCAATCGTGCCAGCCGGTTTCCGGTTATCAACCAGCAACAGATGCTGGTGGGAGTAGTAACCATGCGGGACGCGGGGGATAAGTCTCCTCTGACAACCTTGGACAAGGTCATGACGAAAAATGTCTTTATGACAGGCCTATCTGCCAATATTGCCAATATCAGCCAGCGCATGATTGCAGAAGATTTTGAAATGATACCAGTAGTGCGCAGCAACCAGACCTTGCTGGGTGTGATTACGAGGCGGGACATTATGGAAAAAATGAGCCGTTCTCAGATTTCCAGCCTGCCGACTTTCAGTGAGCAAGTGGGACAGAAGATTAGCCGTCAGGATGATTTGTTTTCCTTTACTGTTGAGCCATTTATGCTGGAGCAAAATGGTGTGCTGGCCAACGGTGTGCTGACAGAAATTTTGACTCGGATTACCCAGCAGCTCATGGTCAACAGCGGCCGCAGCCTGATAATCGACCAGCTGATGATTTATTTCTTTCAGGCGGTCCAGATTGATGACCTGCTGCATATCCAGCCGCGTATTATCCGTCAGACTAGGCGGACAGCCATTATTGACTTTGAGATGTATTTGGAAGCGATGCTGGTTGCCAAAGCCACGATTACAGTGAAAATTAATTAAGAAGAGGAATTTAGAGAAAGAATGATTACTTTAAAATCACAGCGTGAAATTGACTTGATGGACAAGAGTGGAGATTTTCTGGCTTCTGTCCATATTGGTTTGAGAGACTTGATTAAGCCAGGCATTGACATGTGGGACATCGAAGAGTATGTCCGCAAGCGTTGTAAAGAAGACAATGCCCTGCCTCTGCAAATTGGTGTTGAAGGCTCTGTCATGGACTATCCTTATGCGACCTGCTGCTCTCTTAATGACGAGGTAGCCCATGCCTTTCCCCGTCATCAGAAGCTGGTAGAAGGTGATGTCATCAGCGTTGATATGGTGGTTGGCTTGGTCGATAAGGCAGAGCTGGATGTGTCCAAGCTAGATTTTGACAATGTAGCAGAGATGAAGCAGCACACAGAGAGCTTCCGGGGCGGTGTGGCAGACTCTTGCTGGACCTATGCAGTAGGGAAGATTAGCCCAGAGGCTCAGCAGCTGATGGATGTGACTAAGGAATGTCTCTATCGTGGAATTGCGGCTGCTAAGGTTGGCAATCGTATTGGTGACATTGGCGCAGCTATTCAGGAATACGCTGAAAGTCATGGCTATGGCGTTGTGCGAGATTTGGTGGGGCACGGTGTTGGCCCAACTATGCATGAGGAGCCTATGGTGCCGCATTACGGTCGAGCAGGACGCGGCTTGCGCTTGCGTGAGGGGATGGTTCTGACCATTGAGCCCATGATCAATACAGGTACCTGGGAAATTGATACGGACTTTGAGACCGGCTGGGCACATAAAACGCTGGATGGCGGCCTGTCCTGTCAGTATGAGCATCAGTTTGTCATTACAAAAGATGGACCTGTCATTCTGACCAGCCAGGGAGAAGAAGGGACTTATTAGAAATCAAAGGCTGGGCACTTGTCTCAGCTTTTTTTGAAGGAGAAGAGAGTGAAGAAATTATTTGGTAAGGTTCGCAACAATCAGTTTTTAAGAGCATTTTTCCGTTTTTATCGGGCAGCGGATAGTGAGCTGACCAGCGTTGCAGTTGCTTATTATTGGCTGATTTCCGTTTTTCCCTTGCTCTTGATTGTGGTGAATATTTTGCCCTATTTTCACATTCCGGTGGAGGATTTTCTGACAGCTATCAAGGACATGCTGCCAGAGACTTTGTATGATGTTGTGGCAAAAGTCATGCGTGA encodes the following:
- the spxR gene encoding CBS-HotDog domain-containing transcription factor SpxR, producing MSKHQEILTYLENLPIGKRVSVRSISNYLGVSDGTAYRAIKEAENRGIVETRPRSGTVRVKSKKVVLEHLTYKEIVDITGSEVLAGEDGLEKEFNKFSIGAMTEQNILHYLTEGGLLIVGDRTKIQLLALENENAVLITGGFEVSSEVLKMANLLNIPVLRTKHDTYTVATMINRALSNMQIKTDILTVEQVYRSSHEYGFLHDTDTVRDYLDLVRRNRASRFPVINQQQMLVGVVTMRDAGDKSPLTTLDKVMTKNVFMTGLSANIANISQRMIAEDFEMIPVVRSNQTLLGVITRRDIMEKMSRSQISSLPTFSEQVGQKISRQDDLFSFTVEPFMLEQNGVLANGVLTEILTRITQQLMVNSGRSLIIDQLMIYFFQAVQIDDLLHIQPRIIRQTRRTAIIDFEMYLEAMLVAKATITVKIN
- a CDS encoding methionyl aminopeptidase, translated to MITLKSQREIDLMDKSGDFLASVHIGLRDLIKPGIDMWDIEEYVRKRCKEDNALPLQIGVEGSVMDYPYATCCSLNDEVAHAFPRHQKLVEGDVISVDMVVGLVDKAELDVSKLDFDNVAEMKQHTESFRGGVADSCWTYAVGKISPEAQQLMDVTKECLYRGIAAAKVGNRIGDIGAAIQEYAESHGYGVVRDLVGHGVGPTMHEEPMVPHYGRAGRGLRLREGMVLTIEPMINTGTWEIDTDFETGWAHKTLDGGLSCQYEHQFVITKDGPVILTSQGEEGTY